The Flavobacteriales bacterium genome contains the following window.
AATGGCCGCGCACGCGAACAGCGCTTTACCTCTTCCCGCTGTTGATGACGGTAGTGGTGTTGTGGCTGCAGGCGAATGCCATCAGCTGGCCATGGTTGTGGTGGCCCGTGGTGCTCGCGGCGGGCGTGTTCACGATCAATACAACGCACCGGGCCAACCTTACGCATGCATCGGAGTGGCCCGAAGCCGCCGAGGTGGCGCGCATGATGGAACTGATCCAGAGCGACCGCGCCCAACATGGCTCACCCCGTCGGGCCACGCTGTCCTCGGGCCCTATTGCCTGGGGAAGTCTCGGCTACTACTTCCATCGACTGCACATCTCGGATATCGACACGGTCCGATGCTGGCCTAACGAAGCCCATCAGCCGGGCGACTACTACATCGTGGAGCCGCACGGACAACCGTTCGACACGACCGCAACCGAGCTGATGTTCCGCTCGGCGTCCAAGGTCGAACTGTACAGGAGTCGCGAGCGGTAGTCCATACCGATCGGCCGCGGGATACTTTCGGCCGCCCATGCCGATCACCAAGCTCAGCATCCTCATCCCCGCCTACAACGAGGAGCGCACCATCCATCTGATCCTCGACAAGGTCCGTGACGTGCAGCTGATGAACGGGATCGCCAAGGAGGTGGTGATCGTGAACGATGGCAGCATGGACGGCACGGTGGCGGCCGTGAAGCGTTACATGGCCACGAACCCCGGCCTCGACATCCGCTTGTTCGAGCAACCGAGGAACATGGGCAAGGGTGCTGCGATCCACAAGTGCATTGAGCTGGCGACCGGGGAGTACATGATCGTGCAGGATGCCGACCTGGAGTATGACCCCCGCGAATACAACGACCTGTTGCGTCCGGTCGTGGAAGGCTTTGCCGATGTGGTGTTCGGTTCGCGTTTCATGGGCCACCACCCGCACCGCATCCTGTTCTTCTGGCACAGCATCGGCAACAAGTTCCTCACCTCGTTGAGCAACGCGTTCAACAACCTCAACCTCACCGACATGGAGACGTGCTACAAGCTCATGCGCAGCGACGTTGCGAAGGGATTGAAGCTGCGGGAGAGGCGGTTCGGCTTCGAGCCCGAAGTGACGGCCAAACTGGCTCGCGTACAAGGGATCAGGTTGTACGAGGTGGGCATCAGCTATTACGGGCGCACCTATGCTGAAGGAAAGAAGATCGGTTGGAAGGACGGTTTCCGGGCCATCTGGTGCATTGTGCGCTATGGTCTGGCGGATTGAGGCAAAGTCACACGGATTATGTTCGTCGGCATGTCACGCCCGCGCAACGAGGGACCGGTCACGCTCGCGTTCGCGCTGGCGGGGGCGGCCTTCCTGGTCCGTTTGCTCAGCGAAGGAGTTCCGGATAGTGGTGACGGTGTTGCCCATTACCAGATCGCGCGGTACGCGTGGAAGCACCCGTTGATGCTGTTCGACGCATGGGGCAAGCCGCTGTACACGCTGCTGGCTTCTCCCTTCGCCCAATGGGGTCTTTGGGGACCGGCGCTGATGAACGCCTTGTTGGCCGCGGCCACTGGTGTGCTCATCATCGGACAGGTCGCACGCGTGCAACGGGCTTGGTGCTGGGCTGTTCCGGTGATGCTTTTCGCAGCGCCCCAATATGCGCACACGGTGATGGCCGGACTTACCGAGCCGCTCTTTGCTTTCCTGGTGGTGTGGGCCGTAGTGTGCGCGTTGCGCGATCGCTGGGCCTGGGCGTTGGGTATTGTGTCGTTCGTGCCCTTCGCCCGGCCGGAACACATAGCAGTGCTTCCCATGATCCTGCTGGTGGCAGCATGGCAACGTGAATGGCGCGCATTGCCATGGGTCTTGTTGGGAACAGTGTTCCACGGTGTGTTCGGCTTCGTAATGACAGGTGACCCCTTCGTGGCGTTCGGCGGGAACCCTTACGCGGGCGTCACTACGTACGGCACCGGACCGGCCACGCACTTCATTGGGCGGATGCCGCACTACTATGGATGGCCGATCATTGTTTGCGCCTCGTTCGCGTTGGTCGCATGGCCCTATGTGTGGCGAAGGGATGGCGCGCAACGTGAGCAGCACCTGATGGTCTTGTTGCTCGCGTTCGTTCCGGCGGTGCTCATACTTGGCCTGCACAGCTACGCTTGGTGGAAGGGCGGCCACGGCTCCCTGGGCCTCGACCGGGTAATGGCCACATGCCTGCCGCTGCTCGTGTTGTTCACTGTGCATGTGCTCGCCTTGCTTTGGAAGCGTTTCCCGATGAATGCTGCCATGCGACCGGTCTTCACTCTGCTCGTTGGTGCATTCGCCTTGTTCGCCTATCCGCATGTGGTGGACGAACTTCTGCTTCCCTACAAGCCGGACATGGTGCAGACAACCTTGCGAAAGGCTGCGGAGAAGGTGAAGGAGATCAAGGAGGAGGGAGAGCGGGTGTATTGCATGACCCCGTTAGTAGGCGCATTGCTCGATCTGGATCCCAGGGATGAGCGCGAGGCGCAACTGCTCTATGAGCCGGCCTCGATCGCGGCGGGGTCGGGCATTCGACCAGGAGACATCGTTGTCTGGGACGCCCATCACGCGCGCATGGATGCGCGAATACCGCTTGATACGCTGATGCAAAGTGATCGCTTCAGTTTATTGACCGTGGTGAAACCCGAGGTACCGACCCTGGTTCTCGGCGAGGTGCCGTTCGAAGTGTACCTCTTTCAACGACGCTCCGTTCAGCGCGCCGCCATTGTGGACACCTTGTTCGGTCTATCCGTTGAACCCGCAGCGCAAGCGCCTGCACAAGTGGATACGGTAGGTGGAGCGACCAAGGGCACGTGGGTGCTCAGTGCACTGGAATTCCCGCTCACCTGGGAGGGACTGCCGCTGGGCAACGGTACCAACGCGGTCATGGAAAAGCTCGTGGTGACCGGAAACGTGGATGGCCGCTACGGAAAGGATTCGCTGGACCTGGTGTTCACCGAAGAGGAAACGGGCGAACAGGTCCGTTACGCAAGCGCGCCGCTGCGCGGAGGAGAATTCAAGGTGGAGTGGGACATCGGTGATGGAGCGCGGAAGCGGGCGAACAAGTTGTACGTGTGGAACAGGAGCGGGCGGGAAGTACGGATCACAAGCTGGACCGTGACCCGGAGCCAGTGGATGCAACACGAGGTTCCATGAGCAGGCCCTCGGGTTTCCTGTTGGCCGCATTGGTTTTCGTGGTCCTGTTCGGGGGGTGTGGTGGTACGGAACCCTCACACTCGTTCGTGGGCTTGGACAAGAACGGGTTCGTTGCCGGTGGAGAGAGGTTTTTCCCGAAGGCAGTGAACTACATCGCTTGCTTGCGCACGGACGGCAAGGAGGTGTGGATGGCTCCGAGCACGAGCTATGCTTCACATGTACCCGGTCGCATGGACCTTGCGGCTGATAGTCTCCAACTGCGCGCTGATCTGCAGTTGATCAGGGATATGGGCTTCAACACGGTGCGTGTGGTGGGCTTCGCGGAGCAGGCCTTCGACAGTGCCGCGATCATGCTTCGTGCACGCGACCGGTCGGACTCCTTGGTGTGGTTGTCCATTGAAGATGAGCAAGGAAGAGAGAAGTACTTGGGCGCGCTCACGACATTGATCGGCGCCGTTCGTGCTGCTGGGCTCAGGTGCATTCTGCTCACGCAGGTGCGGCCCTATACCCCGGCCACCGAGCACCACTTTGCTCTTGTCGCCGACCACTTCGTCAACGACACCGTCATCCTGGCTTACGACCTCTTCAATGAGCCGCTGTACTTCGATCGTCCTGAGCGGCCCAAGGAGGAGGCTTGGGCGATCCTGCAACGATGGCGGGCGCTGTTCGATGAGCACGCGCCGAACCACTTGTACACGCTGGGGCTCACTGGTATCCGCGAGACGTTCGAGTTCGATCCGAACATGCTCACGGTCGATTTCATCAGCTACCACCCGTACGAGTACGAGCCCGATCAGGTGCGAAATGAACTCCGTTGGTACGCCAACAATGTGGATGTGCCTTGGATCATAGGTGAGACCGCCATTCCCGCGGACAACGATTCCGTGCCGTACGCCGACCAGGAGGAATTCGCGCGCAAGACACTGTTGCAGAGCCGCGCTTGCGGTGCCATCGGATACAGTTGGTGGCAATTCCAGGACGTGAAATGGGGGCGGTTCCATGCCGACTACATGGGCGTGCTGAACCGCGAAGGGGTTTCAGTGACTTCCGTCGGTGATACTGTGTTCGGAACCAGGAAGCCGGTGGCGGGCGCGCTCAAAGGGTTCGATCCCTGGACCGGTGCTGGCGAGTGCCTGTGCTTGCCGAACTACCTCAACTATTCCGATGGCCGTGTAAGCAAAGTCTCGGGCCGCTTG
Protein-coding sequences here:
- a CDS encoding glycosyltransferase family 2 protein, whose amino-acid sequence is MPITKLSILIPAYNEERTIHLILDKVRDVQLMNGIAKEVVIVNDGSMDGTVAAVKRYMATNPGLDIRLFEQPRNMGKGAAIHKCIELATGEYMIVQDADLEYDPREYNDLLRPVVEGFADVVFGSRFMGHHPHRILFFWHSIGNKFLTSLSNAFNNLNLTDMETCYKLMRSDVAKGLKLRERRFGFEPEVTAKLARVQGIRLYEVGISYYGRTYAEGKKIGWKDGFRAIWCIVRYGLAD
- a CDS encoding cellulase family glycosylhydrolase yields the protein MSRPSGFLLAALVFVVLFGGCGGTEPSHSFVGLDKNGFVAGGERFFPKAVNYIACLRTDGKEVWMAPSTSYASHVPGRMDLAADSLQLRADLQLIRDMGFNTVRVVGFAEQAFDSAAIMLRARDRSDSLVWLSIEDEQGREKYLGALTTLIGAVRAAGLRCILLTQVRPYTPATEHHFALVADHFVNDTVILAYDLFNEPLYFDRPERPKEEAWAILQRWRALFDEHAPNHLYTLGLTGIRETFEFDPNMLTVDFISYHPYEYEPDQVRNELRWYANNVDVPWIIGETAIPADNDSVPYADQEEFARKTLLQSRACGAIGYSWWQFQDVKWGRFHADYMGVLNREGVSVTSVGDTVFGTRKPVAGALKGFDPWTGAGECLCLPNYLNYSDGRVSKVSGRLVDEHGVPINEGTVIAWNEVWNESYHTTSGSDGRFELRAPIWLHHWMASASRYSMDRGDCDPNAMVRSADGVPGYELGDIRLDRLDFVP